Proteins encoded together in one Anaerotignum propionicum DSM 1682 window:
- a CDS encoding LTA synthase family protein, protein MSAFHEMKEEITAFFNRNLVLKLFKWISVILFPLYLTLAVNYLSFGNTTQLYTLFTKDIGSFAFGLLLVWLAFLFFAAVIPNLSLAALVTAILFISFSLVDYFKFAILEVHFFPWDIYLARNASSFGEFLSTIVIPESLWEILFSTLFYCILLFLLAPKISMKWRFRVLTSPLFFVGFILLMTNHTVQQGLSPFLGISSEKPADQNTFYAEHGFLTAFCLNFGSVQNTNVPQNYSKSYIKNAFEKYLPNQNSGETFQNPDIVVVLSEAFWDPTVLNGVTFSDDPLKNFRKITKSNPSGKMISPTFGGGTVRPEFEILTGMSTSALPPGNIPYQQYVKKDIFSYPRVYKNLGYDTIGLHTYQKTFYDRAKAYPLMGFDDFLGEYDLHAEQHWNSGPYITDETIAEEIVYQLEQPHDVGVFVMAITMENHSMYQNKFDEKDKVIKVSGDNLTSQQILTLENYAAGVRDSDRALKAIYDYVMSREKPTIVLWYGDHLPTLGDDFDPYLATDTISCPTAAQWSEEEKHIMFSTPYLIFTNYDTGRAYLADNQSVSPFLLPALMADYIDAPQCLQTNFLLELYRTCPIMSKYYNFYSPNADKTKREQIRELHELMTYDMLIGKNYISEIK, encoded by the coding sequence ATGAGTGCTTTTCATGAAATGAAAGAGGAGATAACAGCATTTTTTAATCGCAATCTGGTTCTTAAACTTTTTAAATGGATCAGTGTAATTTTATTCCCATTGTATCTTACCTTAGCAGTAAACTATCTGTCCTTTGGAAATACAACACAATTGTATACACTATTTACGAAAGATATAGGTTCCTTTGCCTTTGGCTTACTATTGGTTTGGTTGGCCTTTCTCTTTTTTGCCGCAGTGATACCTAATTTATCCTTAGCGGCACTGGTCACCGCCATTCTATTTATTAGTTTTTCCTTAGTTGATTATTTTAAATTTGCTATTTTAGAAGTCCATTTTTTCCCGTGGGATATTTATCTGGCACGAAATGCTTCAAGTTTTGGAGAGTTTCTAAGTACCATTGTGATACCTGAATCCCTTTGGGAGATTCTTTTCAGCACATTATTTTATTGTATCTTACTTTTTCTGTTAGCTCCCAAAATCTCTATGAAATGGAGATTTCGTGTATTGACCTCCCCTTTATTTTTTGTGGGTTTTATTCTGCTTATGACGAACCATACCGTTCAGCAAGGTTTGTCTCCTTTTTTAGGAATCTCATCTGAAAAACCAGCAGATCAAAATACGTTTTACGCTGAGCATGGCTTTCTAACTGCCTTTTGCCTAAACTTTGGCAGTGTTCAAAATACAAATGTACCGCAAAATTATAGCAAAAGTTATATAAAGAACGCCTTTGAAAAATATCTGCCTAATCAGAACAGCGGAGAAACCTTTCAAAACCCCGATATTGTTGTAGTGCTTTCCGAGGCTTTTTGGGATCCTACTGTTTTAAATGGCGTTACCTTCTCTGATGACCCTTTAAAAAATTTTAGAAAAATTACGAAATCAAACCCAAGCGGTAAAATGATTTCCCCAACCTTTGGTGGTGGCACCGTTCGTCCTGAATTTGAGATTTTGACAGGCATGTCCACCAGCGCTTTGCCCCCGGGAAACATTCCTTATCAGCAGTATGTAAAAAAGGATATTTTCTCATACCCCAGAGTTTATAAAAATCTTGGCTATGATACAATCGGCCTACATACCTATCAAAAAACCTTTTATGATCGCGCTAAAGCATATCCCCTTATGGGTTTCGATGATTTTTTAGGGGAATATGACCTTCATGCGGAACAGCATTGGAACAGCGGACCATATATTACCGATGAAACCATTGCTGAGGAGATTGTATATCAGTTGGAACAACCCCATGATGTAGGGGTATTTGTAATGGCAATTACTATGGAAAATCACAGCATGTATCAAAATAAATTCGATGAAAAGGATAAGGTTATTAAAGTGAGTGGTGATAACCTTACTTCCCAGCAGATTTTGACCTTGGAAAACTATGCCGCAGGTGTGAGAGATTCTGATCGTGCATTAAAAGCAATTTATGATTATGTTATGAGCCGAGAGAAACCCACAATTGTACTGTGGTATGGAGACCATCTGCCAACGCTGGGGGATGATTTTGATCCCTATCTGGCGACCGATACCATTTCCTGCCCAACAGCGGCACAGTGGTCGGAGGAGGAGAAGCATATCATGTTTTCTACCCCCTATTTGATTTTCACAAATTATGATACAGGAAGAGCATATTTGGCAGACAACCAATCTGTTTCGCCCTTTCTGTTGCCTGCTCTTATGGCAGACTACATAGATGCTCCCCAGTGCCTGCAAACAAATTTCTTATTGGAATTGTATCGTACATGCCCTATTATGAGTAAATATTATAACTTCTACTCCCCCAATGCCGATAAAACCAAGCGGGAACAAATACGGGAGCTTCATGAACTCATGACTTATGATATGCTCATTGGCAAAAACTATATTTCAGAAATAAAGTAA